One Polyangiaceae bacterium genomic window carries:
- a CDS encoding protein kinase, with amino-acid sequence MKTDAVASEPVTVASVTADFRRIERTLPPAHAAALTSKTAKRDTPAEPAFPPNGQLEHYEIIRKLGQGGMGVVLLARDTKLGRLVAIKLLQDRGEATSRLLTEARATALCKHENIVVIHDVDETEGHPYMVLEYLEGRTLREVLSSEADDANRGLSKGQALDVVISVLRALTAAHERGVVHRDLKPENIMILDAGGIKVLDFGLARPEDGLSTVDGGTLAYMAPEQWLGEDVDARADIWAVGILLFEVLAGAHPLNPLTRERLATVSDLDVPMPRLGDVATEHAALSEVVDRCLRKRKEERFGSAEEVLGALMPFRGRAATLALAEGELPFAGLSAFQEADAGRFFGRERDIATIVGRLRRQRLVTVVGPSGAGKSSFLRAGVIPALKNSGEDWTVLVLRPGRSPVAALAEAFAEADVRAQGDANSLVTLGNLRSEPGLLGARLRAFCRRRGRESRALVVVDQFEELYTLVADADERAAFLQCLLGVADDASSPLRVVVCIRSDFLDRVAEDGHFLAEVTQGLFMVPPLGRDALREALLRPVEAAGYRFEDEAMLADIMEELSHAKTPLPLLQFAAAELWEARDRGAKTLTRGSYERLGGVIGSLSTHADAVFAALSPANQRLCQAVFLRLVTPERTRAIVSMSELSSLADDAAAMEGLVQHLCTARLLLLEVGANPGAVAVEIVHESLIERWPKLARWIDESTADAQFMARLRAAASQWQASGEAEGLLWRDRAADEARAWYERTRVGAHAERSLPLGRLEERYLLAVIDLRDQARRRRRRSVAGAFAMLGTVLIVVVFLAMRAQAHAQRADAEAARVKEQNVELALQALRGRNATRMLAARRRVDDPTLVLALAREVEAQEIPKEWSEIVSEALSSGVAHDEIANIHGDLRPIYSAAISPDGGRMVVAADDGTASILSVGDFQRVGTLRGHDKHIWHATWSPDGKRILTASGDKTARIWNADGSGEPVVLRGHASEVGWAVMSADGQSVVTACDDGAARVFRAADGKQVAQLEHGADVTSAGFSADGKRIVTAAADGLARVWNADGKGAPLVLRGHSDEVVAASFSPDGKRIATASKDTTVRVWDAFDGTERRTLRGHEDKVMSVAWSGDGMRIASASKDKTARIWDVDGVAQPIVLRGHKHWLYTAEFSPDGRYLLTASLDRTLRYWDLTEVVTPRLFESQTGVVNAIQWNLASTRLATASGDARVWRADGQGSPVIMRGHAQGVVSVAWSPDGTRLVAGGQDKVARVWNVDDPSSSAELGGHDGVVWGVAWSTSGDRIVTASVDGKVRVWASDDYALLAETRTPAEDVIVVRVAFEPHGARVLVAYDTRDVYLWNPIEQGELVVLAKRPATFDHRHYTTAQWSPDGSRVLGPSVDGAVHIWDVRDLAAAPRTLRGGHESTITFASWLPDGERIITTSLDRTARVWSVNGSGQPVVLRGHGDRVSAAHMSPDGARIATASADTKLRVFRADGSGQPFVLGGSPFALTDVQWSPDGKYIVQHSDEKVARVWPAVEPFTGPDDARLWRATSYCIPARIRQELLQVTEADARRDEETCKRRVAEVRASAPASSRQRATRLPH; translated from the coding sequence ATGAAAACCGATGCGGTAGCATCCGAACCGGTTACGGTGGCAAGCGTTACGGCGGATTTCCGTCGCATCGAAAGGACCTTGCCCCCGGCGCACGCCGCCGCGCTGACCTCGAAGACCGCAAAACGAGATACGCCCGCCGAGCCGGCCTTTCCGCCGAATGGACAGCTCGAGCATTACGAAATCATTCGTAAGCTGGGTCAAGGCGGGATGGGGGTGGTGCTGCTCGCGCGAGACACGAAGCTCGGGCGGCTGGTGGCCATCAAGCTATTGCAAGACCGCGGAGAGGCGACGTCGCGCCTGTTGACCGAAGCCCGAGCGACAGCGCTGTGCAAACACGAAAACATCGTGGTGATCCACGACGTCGACGAAACCGAGGGGCACCCATACATGGTGCTGGAATACCTCGAGGGCCGTACGCTGCGAGAGGTGCTGTCGTCGGAGGCAGACGATGCAAACCGCGGGCTCTCCAAAGGCCAGGCGCTCGATGTGGTGATATCGGTGCTGCGCGCGCTGACGGCGGCGCACGAGCGGGGCGTGGTCCACCGCGATCTGAAGCCGGAAAACATCATGATCCTCGATGCCGGGGGGATCAAAGTGCTGGACTTCGGGCTGGCAAGGCCCGAGGACGGCTTGTCGACGGTCGATGGCGGGACGCTCGCATACATGGCTCCGGAGCAATGGTTGGGCGAGGACGTCGACGCACGCGCCGACATCTGGGCGGTGGGGATTTTGCTGTTCGAGGTGCTCGCAGGGGCGCATCCGCTGAATCCGCTGACGCGGGAACGGCTTGCGACGGTTTCGGATTTGGATGTGCCCATGCCGAGGCTCGGCGACGTGGCGACCGAGCATGCGGCGCTTTCGGAGGTGGTGGATCGGTGCTTGCGGAAACGCAAAGAGGAGCGGTTCGGGTCGGCGGAGGAGGTGCTGGGCGCGCTGATGCCGTTTCGAGGGCGGGCAGCGACACTGGCGCTTGCGGAGGGGGAGCTTCCGTTCGCGGGGCTTTCGGCATTTCAAGAAGCAGACGCGGGGCGCTTTTTCGGGCGTGAGCGGGACATCGCGACGATCGTGGGTCGGTTGCGGCGGCAACGGCTGGTGACGGTGGTCGGGCCGTCGGGCGCGGGGAAGTCGTCGTTTCTGCGCGCGGGGGTGATCCCAGCTTTGAAAAACTCGGGCGAAGATTGGACGGTGCTGGTGCTGCGTCCGGGTCGCAGCCCGGTCGCGGCGCTGGCGGAGGCGTTCGCGGAGGCCGACGTGCGCGCCCAAGGCGACGCGAATAGCCTCGTAACGCTGGGCAATCTGCGCAGCGAGCCGGGGCTTTTGGGGGCGCGGCTTCGCGCGTTTTGCCGCAGGCGCGGCCGCGAAAGCCGCGCGCTGGTGGTGGTGGACCAATTCGAGGAGCTGTACACGCTGGTCGCCGATGCGGACGAGCGGGCCGCATTCCTTCAATGCTTGCTCGGCGTGGCGGACGACGCGTCGTCGCCGCTGCGAGTGGTGGTGTGCATTCGCTCGGATTTCCTCGACCGCGTGGCGGAAGACGGGCATTTCCTGGCCGAGGTGACCCAGGGGCTGTTCATGGTGCCGCCCCTGGGGCGCGATGCGTTGCGAGAAGCGCTTTTGCGTCCGGTGGAGGCGGCTGGGTATCGCTTCGAGGATGAAGCGATGCTGGCGGACATCATGGAGGAGCTGTCGCACGCAAAGACGCCGCTGCCGCTGTTGCAATTTGCGGCGGCGGAGCTGTGGGAGGCGCGGGATCGGGGAGCAAAAACGCTGACGCGGGGGAGCTACGAGCGGCTGGGCGGGGTGATCGGGTCGCTTTCCACGCACGCGGATGCGGTCTTCGCCGCGCTTTCGCCGGCGAACCAGCGGCTTTGCCAAGCGGTGTTCTTGCGGCTGGTGACGCCGGAGCGGACACGCGCGATCGTGAGCATGTCGGAGCTTTCGTCGCTCGCCGACGACGCCGCCGCAATGGAGGGGCTGGTGCAGCACCTTTGCACGGCGAGGCTGTTGCTGCTCGAAGTGGGGGCGAATCCGGGGGCGGTCGCGGTGGAGATCGTGCACGAATCGCTGATCGAGCGGTGGCCGAAGCTTGCCCGGTGGATCGACGAGAGCACGGCAGACGCCCAGTTCATGGCTCGGCTGCGTGCGGCGGCGTCGCAATGGCAAGCGAGCGGCGAGGCAGAGGGGCTGCTCTGGCGCGACCGCGCGGCGGACGAGGCGCGAGCGTGGTACGAGCGGACACGAGTGGGCGCGCATGCGGAGCGCAGTTTGCCGCTCGGACGCTTGGAGGAGCGGTATCTGCTTGCGGTCATCGACCTTCGGGATCAGGCGCGGCGAAGGCGACGACGCTCGGTGGCCGGGGCGTTCGCGATGCTGGGGACGGTGCTCATCGTGGTGGTGTTCCTGGCCATGCGTGCCCAGGCACACGCGCAGCGCGCCGACGCGGAAGCGGCGCGCGTGAAGGAGCAGAACGTCGAATTGGCGCTCCAGGCGCTGCGAGGTCGCAATGCGACGCGCATGCTCGCGGCGCGCAGGCGCGTGGACGATCCCACGCTGGTGCTGGCGCTGGCGCGGGAGGTGGAGGCGCAGGAGATCCCGAAGGAGTGGTCCGAAATCGTGAGCGAAGCGTTGTCGTCGGGGGTCGCGCACGATGAAATTGCGAACATCCACGGCGACTTACGACCCATTTACTCGGCGGCGATCAGCCCGGATGGCGGGCGCATGGTGGTCGCGGCGGACGACGGTACGGCGAGCATCCTGTCGGTGGGCGATTTCCAGCGGGTCGGCACGTTGCGCGGGCACGACAAGCACATCTGGCATGCGACGTGGAGCCCGGATGGAAAGCGCATCCTCACGGCGTCGGGGGACAAGACGGCGCGCATTTGGAACGCGGATGGCTCAGGGGAGCCGGTGGTGCTGCGGGGCCACGCGAGCGAGGTGGGTTGGGCGGTGATGAGCGCGGATGGGCAGAGCGTGGTGACGGCGTGCGACGACGGGGCCGCGAGGGTATTTCGCGCAGCCGATGGGAAGCAGGTTGCGCAGCTCGAGCACGGGGCGGACGTGACGAGCGCCGGGTTCAGCGCGGATGGAAAGCGCATCGTCACGGCAGCGGCGGACGGGCTTGCGCGCGTGTGGAACGCGGATGGCAAGGGCGCGCCATTGGTTTTGCGCGGACACTCGGACGAAGTGGTCGCAGCGAGCTTTAGCCCCGACGGCAAACGAATCGCGACGGCGAGCAAGGATACCACCGTGCGCGTGTGGGATGCTTTCGACGGGACGGAGCGCCGCACGCTGCGTGGCCACGAGGACAAGGTGATGAGCGTGGCGTGGAGCGGCGACGGCATGCGCATCGCGTCGGCATCGAAGGACAAGACCGCGCGCATTTGGGACGTCGACGGCGTGGCGCAGCCGATCGTGCTTCGCGGCCACAAGCACTGGCTCTACACGGCGGAATTCAGCCCCGACGGCCGCTACCTGCTCACAGCGTCGCTCGACCGGACGCTTCGGTACTGGGACCTCACGGAGGTGGTGACGCCGCGGCTATTCGAGTCGCAAACGGGGGTGGTCAACGCGATCCAATGGAACCTCGCTAGTACGCGGCTCGCCACGGCGTCGGGGGACGCGCGGGTATGGCGTGCGGATGGCCAGGGGAGCCCGGTGATCATGCGCGGCCATGCGCAGGGTGTCGTCAGCGTGGCTTGGAGCCCCGACGGCACGCGCCTCGTCGCGGGCGGGCAGGACAAGGTCGCGCGGGTATGGAACGTCGACGACCCATCGTCGTCGGCCGAGCTTGGTGGCCATGACGGAGTGGTCTGGGGCGTTGCTTGGAGCACTTCGGGCGACCGAATCGTCACGGCTTCCGTCGACGGAAAGGTTCGCGTCTGGGCAAGCGACGACTACGCGCTTTTGGCGGAGACCAGGACGCCAGCCGAAGACGTGATCGTGGTACGTGTGGCATTCGAGCCCCATGGCGCACGGGTGCTCGTGGCATACGACACCAGGGATGTCTATCTATGGAATCCGATTGAGCAGGGTGAGCTCGTCGTGCTCGCCAAGCGGCCTGCGACGTTCGATCACCGACACTACACGACCGCGCAATGGAGCCCGGACGGCTCGCGGGTGCTCGGTCCATCAGTGGACGGCGCGGTGCATATCTGGGACGTGCGCGATCTGGCGGCGGCTCCGCGGACGTTGCGTGGAGGGCACGAATCGACCATCACGTTTGCATCGTGGTTGCCCGACGGCGAGCGCATCATCACGACGTCCCTCGACAGGACGGCGCGTGTATGGAGCGTGAATGGCTCTGGGCAGCCCGTCGTCCTCCGTGGTCACGGGGATCGCGTCTCCGCGGCGCACATGAGCCCCGATGGCGCGCGCATCGCCACGGCGTCCGCCGACACGAAGCTGCGCGTTTTTCGAGCGGACGGGTCTGGGCAGCCATTCGTGCTCGGAGGTTCGCCATTTGCGCTGACGGACGTTCAATGGAGCCCTGACGGCAAGTACATCGTGCAGCATTCCGACGAAAAGGTCGCTCGCGTATGGCCCGCGGTGGAGCCATTCACCGGCCCGGACGACGCTCGGCTTTGGAGAGCGACGTCGTATTGTATCCCCGCGCGAATTCGGCAAGAATTGCTCCAGGTTACGGAGGCCGATGCCCGGCGGGACGAGGAAACCTGCAAGCGTCGAGTTGCAGAGGTCCGGGCATCCGCGCCTGCCTCGTCACGACAACGCGCGACACGCTTGCCCCACTGA
- a CDS encoding VWA domain-containing protein yields MKLFSRHGACVIGASLMLAACNLGGSVGVDNGKVTTEVHYSLNADGFVQETLDAMSDFADKCKGELIQATGSSGVGVVTADLLAKLPADADVVFVIDTTGSMLWAIESVEVAVSEAMKKAPDRHYGVVVFRDRGDDYVVKPLAPLSMDINAALNGLDDMSAWGGGDYPESVAMGLDAGLNQPWRMDKEKHIILIGDAPDHAYPDDPVSMDSIAEDAVELGVVIHSIGVPCGDTCKEEIGAK; encoded by the coding sequence ATGAAGCTTTTTTCACGCCACGGCGCATGCGTCATCGGAGCATCCCTCATGCTGGCAGCTTGCAATCTCGGAGGCAGTGTTGGAGTCGATAATGGCAAGGTCACGACCGAAGTCCATTACAGCTTGAATGCCGACGGATTCGTTCAAGAAACGCTCGATGCAATGAGCGACTTTGCGGACAAGTGTAAAGGCGAATTGATTCAAGCGACGGGGTCGAGCGGCGTGGGCGTGGTCACGGCTGATCTTCTTGCCAAGTTGCCCGCCGATGCCGACGTCGTTTTCGTCATCGATACGACGGGATCGATGTTATGGGCCATCGAGAGCGTCGAAGTGGCCGTGAGCGAAGCGATGAAGAAGGCGCCGGATCGGCATTATGGAGTCGTCGTTTTTCGTGATCGTGGTGATGATTATGTCGTGAAACCGCTGGCGCCCTTGTCGATGGACATCAACGCCGCGTTGAATGGCCTCGACGACATGAGTGCTTGGGGAGGCGGTGATTATCCAGAATCGGTCGCCATGGGTCTCGATGCGGGATTGAATCAACCATGGCGGATGGACAAGGAGAAGCACATCATTCTCATTGGCGACGCGCCCGATCACGCATACCCCGATGACCCGGTCAGCATGGATTCGATTGCCGAAGACGCGGTCGAGCTCGGCGTCGTCATTCACTCGATTGGCGTTCCCTGCGGCGACACGTGCAAAGAAGAGATTGGCGCGAAGTAA